In Rhodospirillales bacterium RIFCSPLOWO2_02_FULL_58_16, a genomic segment contains:
- a CDS encoding molybdopterin molybdenumtransferase MoeA, whose protein sequence is MTKIKDDCFVAGGGSMKLDQALALLKERLKTVTGDETVRLGDALGRVLAADVIAGRDVPPHDNSAMDGYAVFFDDLATNGETRLPVAGYIAAGHPLGAPALRGNAYRIFTGAPMPEGPDTVFMQENCATDGDDVILEPGIDRGANRRRRGEDIAAGSVILRQGRRLRPQEIALAASVGRPTLTVCKRLRTAVFSTGDEVRDPSDNAPEGCIYDANRYAVMGLLKDLGCAVTDLGILPDNQRIIRDALDNAAKDHDVVITSGGVSLGDEDHVKAAVEELGGLYFWRLAVKPGRPIALGRVADAVFIGLPGNPVSAMVTFMRVARPVLLLLSGHNRIDPPLFKVRAGFGFDKEPGRREWLRARLTKDKDGVLTAVKHHLGGSGILTSMADADGLVELPEDQGAVAEGDMVDFLPFSEVTA, encoded by the coding sequence ATGACAAAAATTAAGGATGACTGCTTCGTCGCCGGCGGCGGATCGATGAAACTGGATCAGGCGTTGGCGCTGCTGAAGGAACGCCTGAAGACGGTAACCGGCGACGAAACCGTGCGGCTGGGCGACGCTTTGGGTCGGGTGCTCGCCGCCGATGTAATCGCCGGGCGCGACGTGCCGCCTCATGACAATTCGGCCATGGACGGCTATGCAGTCTTCTTCGATGATCTGGCGACGAATGGCGAGACCAGGCTGCCGGTGGCCGGATACATCGCCGCCGGCCATCCCCTCGGCGCGCCGGCCTTGCGCGGCAACGCCTATCGTATTTTTACCGGCGCTCCCATGCCGGAAGGGCCGGACACGGTGTTCATGCAGGAGAACTGCGCGACCGACGGCGATGATGTGATCCTTGAGCCGGGCATTGACCGAGGCGCCAACCGTCGGCGCAGAGGGGAAGACATCGCCGCCGGTTCCGTTATCCTCAGGCAGGGACGGCGGCTGCGCCCCCAGGAAATTGCTCTGGCGGCGTCCGTCGGCCGGCCGACGCTGACGGTCTGCAAACGGCTGCGAACGGCGGTATTTTCCACCGGCGATGAAGTGCGCGATCCATCCGATAACGCCCCCGAAGGATGTATCTACGACGCCAACCGCTACGCGGTTATGGGATTGCTGAAAGATTTGGGCTGCGCGGTCACCGACCTCGGCATCCTGCCCGACAATCAACGAATTATCCGCGACGCCCTTGATAACGCCGCCAAGGATCATGATGTGGTGATTACCTCAGGGGGGGTCAGCCTCGGCGACGAGGATCACGTCAAGGCGGCGGTGGAAGAGCTGGGCGGTCTTTACTTCTGGCGGCTGGCCGTCAAGCCGGGCCGCCCCATCGCGCTGGGCCGGGTCGCCGACGCCGTATTCATCGGCCTTCCCGGCAATCCGGTGTCGGCGATGGTCACTTTCATGCGCGTCGCCCGTCCGGTATTATTGTTGCTGTCGGGACACAACCGAATCGACCCGCCTCTGTTCAAGGTGCGGGCCGGGTTCGGCTTTGACAAGGAACCGGGACGCCGCGAGTGGCTGCGCGCCCGTCTGACGAAAGATAAGGACGGCGTCCTGACCGCCGTCAAGCACCATTTAGGCGGTTCCGGCATCCTGACCTCAATGGCGGACGCCGACGGGCTGGTGGAACTGCCGGAAGATCAGGGAGCAGTCGCCGAAGGAGACATGGTCGATTTTCTTCCTTTCAGCGAAGTAACCGCATGA
- a CDS encoding molybdenum cofactor biosynthesis protein MoaE translates to MIRVQREDFDVGLETANLSAGNFGIGGVCIFVGLVRDMAGDRSIEAMTLEHYPGMTESALVQIEAEARRRWPLEETLIIHRYGRLKPGDRIVMAATASTHRRAAFESCNFLMDWLKTKAPFWKLEETAAGARWVDARDMDNAAAARWTKDGKEE, encoded by the coding sequence TTGATCCGGGTGCAACGTGAAGATTTTGACGTCGGCCTGGAAACGGCGAATCTTTCCGCAGGCAACTTCGGCATCGGCGGCGTCTGTATCTTCGTCGGCCTGGTCCGCGATATGGCCGGCGACCGATCTATCGAGGCGATGACTCTGGAACACTACCCCGGCATGACCGAAAGCGCGTTGGTTCAGATCGAGGCCGAGGCGCGGCGGCGCTGGCCGCTTGAGGAAACCTTGATCATTCACCGTTACGGACGGCTGAAACCGGGAGACCGCATCGTCATGGCGGCTACCGCTTCGACCCACCGCCGGGCCGCCTTCGAATCCTGCAACTTCCTCATGGACTGGCTGAAAACCAAAGCGCCGTTCTGGAAGCTGGAGGAAACCGCCGCCGGCGCCCGATGGGTCGACGCCCGCGACATGGACAACGCCGCCGCCGCCCGCTGGACCAAGGACGGCAAGGAAGAATGA
- a CDS encoding lysine decarboxylase, with translation MTEKHFWPVKAYSNESFLDSREARPLRIMSEYIEPGMRFDDFKIADTIVFFGSARFMSRDEALNNLHEARDKGLDIKDAEGKLEMSRYYEEARELAGRLTVWSKSLEKGTRRFVVCTGGGPGIMEAANRGASEAKGINVGLNIAIPFEQERNPYVTRELAFEFNYFFMRKFWFTYLAKALIIFPGGFGTMDEFFELMTLIQTRKLNKKMAIVLYGDEYWREVINFDAMVRYGVISKEDLDLFKRADSVGDAYEFITDELAKAAVKEPGGSL, from the coding sequence ATGACTGAAAAACACTTCTGGCCGGTCAAGGCCTACAGCAACGAATCCTTTCTCGACAGCCGTGAGGCGCGGCCTCTTCGCATCATGTCCGAATATATCGAGCCGGGTATGCGCTTCGACGATTTCAAGATCGCAGATACCATTGTTTTCTTCGGTTCGGCCCGCTTTATGTCCCGTGACGAGGCGTTAAATAATCTGCATGAAGCCCGCGACAAGGGCCTCGACATCAAGGACGCCGAGGGCAAGCTGGAGATGTCGCGCTATTACGAAGAAGCCCGCGAACTGGCCGGACGCCTGACCGTATGGTCCAAGAGTCTGGAAAAGGGAACCCGTCGCTTCGTCGTCTGCACCGGCGGCGGGCCGGGAATCATGGAAGCCGCCAATCGCGGCGCCTCGGAAGCCAAAGGCATCAACGTCGGCCTTAACATCGCCATTCCCTTCGAGCAGGAGAGAAACCCCTACGTCACCCGCGAACTGGCGTTCGAGTTCAATTATTTCTTTATGCGCAAGTTCTGGTTCACCTATCTGGCCAAGGCGCTGATCATCTTTCCCGGCGGCTTCGGAACAATGGATGAATTCTTTGAATTGATGACCCTGATCCAGACCCGCAAGCTGAACAAGAAAATGGCCATCGTCCTTTATGGCGATGAATACTGGCGCGAAGTGATCAACTTTGACGCCATGGTCCGCTACGGCGTCATCTCGAAAGAAGACCTTGATCTGTTCAAACGCGCCGATTCCGTGGGCGATGCCTACGAATTCATCACCGATGAGCTGGCCAAGGCGGCGGTCAAGGAACCGGGCGGGAGTTTGTAG
- a CDS encoding branched-chain amino acid aminotransferase (catalyzes the transamination of the branched-chain amino acids to their respective alpha-keto acids) → MASVPFDDRDGVIWFDGKMTPWREAKVHVLTHALHYASSVFEGERAYGGKIYKLTEHSRRLAFSAEILGFKLPFSVAEIDEACRRVLKANAIVDGYVRPIAWRGSEMMGVSAQQSKIHVAIATWTWPSYFSPEARMKGIRLKTSPWRRPAPETAPVLAKAAGLYMICTMSKHAVETQGYDDALMLDWRGLVAESTGANIFLVFGDGRLHTPAPGCFLDGITRRTVIDLARARGIEVVERAIMPSELANATEVFLTGTAAEVTPVGEIDDHSFTPGVLTKILMEDYDREVGKG, encoded by the coding sequence ATGGCAAGCGTTCCTTTCGACGACCGTGACGGCGTCATCTGGTTTGACGGCAAAATGACGCCGTGGCGCGAGGCCAAGGTGCATGTCCTCACCCACGCCCTGCACTACGCCTCCAGTGTTTTCGAGGGCGAACGCGCTTACGGCGGCAAGATATACAAGCTGACCGAACATTCCCGGCGGCTGGCGTTTTCGGCTGAAATTCTCGGCTTTAAGCTCCCTTTCAGCGTCGCCGAGATCGACGAAGCCTGCCGCCGGGTATTAAAAGCCAACGCTATTGTCGACGGCTATGTGCGCCCGATAGCCTGGCGCGGCTCGGAGATGATGGGGGTCTCGGCCCAGCAGTCAAAGATTCATGTCGCCATCGCCACATGGACATGGCCGTCCTACTTTTCGCCCGAAGCGCGGATGAAGGGCATCCGCCTGAAAACCTCTCCGTGGCGGCGTCCGGCGCCGGAAACCGCTCCGGTTCTGGCCAAGGCGGCGGGGCTGTATATGATCTGCACCATGTCCAAGCACGCGGTGGAGACGCAAGGGTACGACGACGCCCTGATGCTGGACTGGCGCGGACTGGTTGCCGAATCAACGGGAGCCAATATCTTTCTGGTCTTCGGCGACGGAAGGCTGCATACGCCGGCCCCCGGTTGTTTTCTCGACGGCATCACCAGACGCACGGTCATTGATCTGGCGCGGGCGCGGGGCATCGAAGTGGTGGAGCGCGCCATCATGCCCTCCGAGCTGGCAAACGCCACCGAGGTCTTTCTTACCGGCACGGCGGCGGAGGTGACGCCGGTGGGCGAAATCGACGACCATTCCTTTACTCCCGGCGTGCTCACCAAAATCTTGATGGAAGACTACGACAGGGAAGTCGGGAAGGGCTGA
- a CDS encoding molybdopterin converting factor subunit 1, translating to MKIIYFSRLREKTGIAEEEASPPATVTDVAGLISWLRERGGGYAEALADLSVVRVAVNQEYVAMSHPVARDDEIALFPPVTGG from the coding sequence ATGAAGATCATTTATTTTTCCCGGCTGCGCGAGAAAACCGGAATCGCCGAGGAGGAGGCCTCGCCGCCGGCGACCGTGACCGATGTCGCCGGTTTGATCTCGTGGCTGAGGGAACGCGGCGGCGGCTACGCCGAGGCTCTCGCCGACCTGTCGGTGGTCCGCGTCGCCGTCAACCAGGAGTACGTCGCCATGAGTCACCCCGTCGCCCGCGACGACGAGATCGCCCTGTTCCCGCCGGTAACAGGAGGCTGA